Proteins encoded together in one Styela clava chromosome 12, kaStyClav1.hap1.2, whole genome shotgun sequence window:
- the LOC120330501 gene encoding titin-like: MDVLLSHPTMTTKGGVHSPPARRRQLTRKPTFEIPLKDSSVGIGQRAEFSASVKGNPLPLVTWFADDVPIRSGSVYRYIKDGDKHILMIPNVKLNSGYVITCKAVNQHGETTSTAKLTVIEITDVTVKTNELTIETKSEVEFDERMEIEDVVDSQLSKSELEITNASETTYTQFQSTIELNRSEISATLVEDTTVTILEGSMLSETTFPSIEGKIPTQYFGSLETSIENRFTRDSLLVSPTRRSPRLVRFSEESLLQEYPTIYSDSSELCSETSSIASLRNISVLKDSEWMDEVRKLIREEIDKREKLMEQRVVEKVSDETQTSIKVEFESNSPAFINPIRDCFITAGETAHFVYILNATPPAKVTWQRNGVNITQSGDNIGIIEDNDAGCLLISGANLTHSGVFTCIAENEYGSTKCSAKLMVSPNAQKFTKSTSTFEESGIFNQTDRQFRSQESQTFLATANQSSECATEPTREINDNETGEGGKFLGRCISRHVTQHVQKLLSDWREIGTVFAWHSPVSTSVCKQTV; the protein is encoded by the coding sequence ATGGACGTACTTTTATCTCACCCAACAATGACCACAAAGGGTGGTGTACATTCACCGCCAGCTCGGCGTCGTCAGCTCACCAGGAAGCCGACATTTGAAATTCCACTGAAAGACTCCTCAGTCGGAATTGGACAGCGTGCCGAGTTTTCTGCTTCGGTAAAAGGAAATCCACTACCGTTGGTTACATGGTTTGCTGATGATGTGCCCATCAGAAGCGGGTCTGTTTATCGCTACATCAAGGATGGCGATAAACATATACTAATGATACCAAATGTGAAGTTAAACAGCGGGTATGTAATTACATGCAAAGCAGTCAATCAACATGGTGAAACGACAAGTACCGCAAAGCTTACTGTTATCGAAATAACCGACGTAACCGTAAAAACGAATGAACTAACAATTGAAACTAAAAGTGAAGTAGAATTTGACGAAAGAATGGAAATTGAAGATGTTGTCGATTCCCAATTGAGCAAATCAGAATTAGAAATCACAAATGCGTCGGAAACAACTTACACTCAGTTTCAGTCAACAATTGAGTTGAATCGAAGTGAAATTTCAGCTACGCTTGTTGAAGACACCACTGTAACTATATTAGAAGGATCTATGCTATCAGAAACGACATTTCCTAGCATTGAAGGCAAAATACCGACCCAATATTTTGGCTCACTCGAAACGTCCATCGAAAACAGATTTACCCGCGATTCTTTACTCGTTTCACCGACCAGAAGAAGCCCAAGATTAGTTCGATTCAGTGAAGAAAGCTTGTTACAAGAATATCCAACCATATACAGCGATTCTAGCGAACTGTGTAGTGAAACATCATCAATTGCAAGTCTGAGAAATATATCGGTTCTAAAAGATTCGGAATGGATGGACGAGGTTCGAAAACTAATACGCGAAGAAATCGACAAACGTGAAAAGCTCATGGAGCAAAGAGTTGTGGAAAAAGTATCCGACGAAACACAAACGAGCATAAAAGTTGAATTTGAATCAAACTCGCCAGCATTTATAAATCCTATCCGGGATTGCTTTATAACAGCAGGCGAAACGGcacattttgtttatattttgaatgcAACTCCACCCGCTAAAGTTACTTGGCAAAGAAATGGCGTAAATATCACTCAAAGTGGCGACAACATTGGAATTATCGAAGACAATGATGCCGGTTGTTTACTTATCAGCGGCGCAAACCTCACACATAGTGGAGTGTTCACTTGCATCGCAGAAAATGAATATGGGAGCACTAAATGTTCGGCAAAATTGATGGTATCACCAAATGCACAAAAATTCACAAAAAGTACGTCTACCTTTGAGGAAAGTGGGATTTTCAATCAAACTGACCGGCAATTTCGAAGCCAAGAATCGCAAACATTTTTAGCAACTGCTAACCAATCCTCAGAATGTGCGACTGAGCCGACGCGGGAAATAAACGACAACGAGACAGGAGAAGGTGGGAAATTTCTCGGTCGTTGCATAAGCCGACACGTCACCCAACACGTGCAAAAATTGCTTTCGGACTGGCGCGAAATTGGCACCGTTTTTGCTTGGCACTCGCCTGTTAGCACATCTGTTTGTAAACAAACTGTTTAA